The sequence below is a genomic window from Setaria italica strain Yugu1 chromosome IV, Setaria_italica_v2.0, whole genome shotgun sequence.
TTATTGATATGGATCTGCTATGAAGTTCAATAATGCAGTGTGTTATTTTGCTCTTGAAAGCTGCATGTTTAGAAGCTTCTTTGGCACTGTTTTGGCATGGCATCATGCACTTATTGAATGACCCTACGTGCTGGCAGTGTGTTGCCAGCAGGTGAGGAACAAAAGTACTCATAATGACTGGAATATGATTCAGATATATTTCTGCTAAAGTTTGAAGAATTATCTTCCATTATATTCACTTTATTTATCAACAAAATGTAAATGgcacttgattttttttgcttttcttttgtcAAGAATACTCCTTGAATTCTTGTTGCCATTCAAATTCTGTTACTGGTAGAACAGCACAGTTACATCAGATCTTCAGTGGCACTATTATAGGACCTAGTCTGTCTAAAATAAGTTTCATAATTTTATCCATAACGTATTAGCCATGTTCTCCTGCAGGAACCTCATATGGAAGTCTtttcacctgggactaaaaaTGTGCAGAATTATCTTCTAAATCGAGTGCTTGCATATGTTTATCGTGAGTTTCGTGCTAGGGAGAGGCCTGATGGTATTCCTCAGATTCGGGCAGATGAGTTACCCATTCAAAGTCCTCTGACAGAAGCTATAGTGAAAAAACGATTGAAGCATTGTGCAGATTTTAAGGTTAGATGTCTATCACATGTTatcattttttatataaaattttgagGTCTTGATTTAACCAGATTTATTGCTCTCCTGCACTTTCTTTACAGAAAGGACCAAAGGGACATTTTTTCTGGACACAGAGACCTGATTTTCGGGTTCCATCAGAGGAAGAACTGAGAAGATTATTGACACCAGAAAGTGTGAGTTTCTTAGAATTACTATTACTCTTGTGTCACTCAGTTGTTTCTTCATGATGACAAGCCTTATCTTTCGAAGACGTTTTATTTTGAGTGGAACTCTTGAGGAAATGTGATTGCTCATGACATTGTGCTGGCTGGTCATCAGCATGGTTTATTACCTTCCTCCCACATTTCCAAATATATCAGGCTCCAGTTCTTTGCACATATGTAAATGAAATAATGAgatagaaaagaagaaaatctggACCATGCTATTTCTATTAGGGATGAAAGTACCAATTAAGAATAGGCCTTGTATTCccaaacagagggagtagtggTTAGTTTCTTTATGATAGTTCCCAAACAGAGGATTTGCATATATAAAAAATGGTTTCAATTTCTTCACTACTGTTTATTTCAGATTAGTTATCGAGTGGTATTAGATAGTAGATTGCATTGGAGGTCCCGAAACGTGTCTTCCTTCTGTGGGTTGTCAGTCATTGTGGCTGGAATTGTGTGTGTAACTGTGTATGAAGATTGGGAGATGAGGCCAAGATTGAAAGCAAAACTATACAAATAACGAGGATATTTGTTCCTCAAAGGTTACCTTACCTTGTTGTGTTGGTGTTTAATAACAGTTTCCTTTTCTTATCAGAAAATATCACGATGACTTGCTATTGGGATTATTTCAACTAATGTGTCATTATTCAGGTCTGCTGTTATGAGAGTATGCAAGCTGGTCTGTATCGTCTCAAGCGCTTAGGAATTGTGAAGCTTACTCAGCCTGTTGGACTGGCTTCTGCCATGAATCAGCTTCCTGATGAAGCTATTGAGCTTGCTGCTGCATCACATATCGAGAGGGAACTGCAAATCACTAGCTGGAATCTTACGAGTAATTTTGTTGCTTGTACGAATCAGGTACCTTAGTTTCTTACAGCATTTTATTCATGTGATCAGTGATCCAGAACAACACTATTTTCATTCAGTACCAGCTCATTGACATAAAACTAAGTATTGTTTGTACAAACTACTGAGTACTAATGTGCTCTATGTTTCGAGAGGCTACAAATAACCTTCATATTTATTCTTTCCTGAATAATATTGAGAGATAAGGGTCACTATTTGGTATCAATGGAAAGAAAACTTGTAAATGAAAATGTGTTGTTGATTtcgtaagggcttgtttggtgCACAGGAAATGAGAAGGAATGTGGGGAATCCTAGTCCATTCCGTAGGATAGCCGTGTTACGTGGAATATTCCCTCCTCCATTGGCCCTCTGCCATAGAGAGGGAGAGACAGAGGTTTACAAGCAGATTCATTGGTAGTGTTTCTATTCTTGCAAAGTAAAAAAAGATACCCAATGGCAGTCTTAGAGTGGTTGGGTTATTTGTGTTTGAATGCATGTCTATTTGTGCGTTTCTATAAATGGTAAATGCAGAGATATGCTGCTAATTTTCCTTGTTCATGTTTATTAGTAAATATCTTCCTGAAaattttaatctaatttttGTTGGAGTGCAGGACAGAGAAAATATAGAAAGATTAGAAATTACTGGCGTCGGTGATCCATCTGGCCGTGGGCTAGGATTCAGTTATGTGCGAGTAGCACCAAAAGCACCTTCCTCCAATTCAATGCTCAAGAAGAAGTCAGCTGCTGCAAAGGGTACCACTGTAACTGGAACTGATGCTGATCTCCGCAGGTTGAGCATGGATGCAGCCCGAGAGGTACCATCAAGCGTAGTGTTTTTTACAATTACATAGAAACATTGCCTTTCTTTAAATTTTTGGCATGCCTTAATATCATGCAACATGCTTCAGTCTGAACTGAGAGATGTATGTATTAGTATTTGATAGCCTATGGTACTCTTATTTTGAGGATTATTGTGAAAGCcacatgtgtgtcctctccaaAAGGAACACTTGCCTCCATACAATGGAAACAATTCTCATTTTGCCAATATAGTGTTGTATGTAAAGAATAACAGATGGGACCTACTCCCGTAAGCTTAAGACAAACCCAGTGGTATTTTGGCACACTGCCACACTGTGACTTTCACCAGTGCTGTTGAAGCAGATGTTCCATGGCATGTATGATTTTCAAGTCATTTTTGTGATCTCTTTCATTCATTTATTGTAGAGTATGTGTGCTACTTGTGGAGAATAAAAAATATGTTAATCTTTTTAGGAAATGGAAACTTGTTCCAGTCTTTGCACATTTTGCATAGGTCCATTCATTATTACATCAGGCTCACAGCTGAGAAgttgaagggaaaaaaaaaaatagactgCATGTGTATCATGTATCATCCATCACAGAGCATATTGCTAAACCGCATCCCATTCTTGGTGAAAAGAACCACCTCAAACCTTCGCATGAATTGCATTCCTCCCCTTGTTCCACCTTAATCTTTTGTTCACTAACACTTGCAATTAATGCACTGCTATGTATAGTTGTTGCTGAAATTCGGTGTTCCTGAAGAGCAAATCGATAAACTAACAAGGTGGCATCGGATTGCTATGGTGAGGAAGCTGTCAAGTGAGCAAGCTGCATCAGGAANNNNNNNNNNNNNNNNNNNNNNNNNNNNNNNNNNNNNNNNNNNNNNNNNNNNNNNNNNNNNNNNNNNNNNNNNNNNNNNNNNNNNNNNNNNNNNNNNNNNNNNNAATTACTATTGATGAAATTCTGTTAGTAAGTTTGCACGCGGACAAAGGATGTCTTTCTGCAACTTCAACAGCAAACTAGGGAGAAATGTCAGGAAATTTGGGATAGACAACTCCAGTCACTTTCAGCTATAGATGGTGATGACAATGGGAGTGACACAGAAGCTAACAGTGATCTGGACTCATTTGCTGGGGATCTTGAAAACTTGCTAGATGCAGAAGAATTTGATGACGAGGATACTAGTACAGCAGAGTTGAGAAGTGACAAAGCAGATGGAATGAGAGGACTTAAGATGAGAAGGTGCCCTACTCATGCTCAAATTAACGAGGAAATTGAAGATGATGAAGCAGAAGCTTCTCTGGCAAAAAAACTACTTGAAGGTAGTTATTTCTTTTATGTTTTTCTTTACAAAAATGACCCTAGTGCATATGATTTATGGTCTCTTGTGGTGCAGACAATGGTAATGATATGAAGAGGAAAAAGCAGCCAGAGGGTCTGACAAACTGTGGCACCTCTACAGGTGCCAATAAAACAAAGCAGAATAAGACTGGACAAATGATCAAATCATCTGGTTATGCTGGTGCATCGACCCCAAAGGAGAGCACGCCAAGAGAAGCAAAAGAGGTATAATTCCATCTGAGGTTCTTGATTTGTTGATTTGTTGCTACTCTGGCAGAAACAAGCTGTAAAGAAATTATTCATCTTACTGCATGCAGGCTGAAAATTCTTTTGCTGAAGGTGGTTTGCCCACAAAACTAAAAACAAAGGTGGCATTTGATGGAAATGATATCCTTCTAGTTAAAAAGAAAAGTGCTCTAGGAAAGGATGGACCTAAGGTAAGCCCAGAACATGATTATGACTTGTGAAGTTCTATCCACATTATTGTTTTATTTGTCAACTCGAATCAGCATTCTCTCTATCGTACTTATTTTTTATATTGGACACTTAAAACGTGTGCTAAGCGTGAATATTATGTTGTACTTATGGTGTGATGGTACTTGGTACGGCTATTATGTTGCACTTGTGATCTTCTCCTTGCCATCAGGCTTCACAATgtgtttgacaaaaaaaaaaaaggcttcaCACGAAGTAGCTGATGGGTGCTAATCTAAACTGAAAGTGGCAGTGCCACTGGTTATTGGTTTGCCATTGTGCCTATAAAAGTGTTACGTGGGAAGTATGCTGCTAAAATTTTGAAGTTCAGAAGTTTGAATGTATCGGTTTTATGATTCATGTTGAAGCTGATTTAGTCTTTGGTATTGTGGCTCTTAAGTGGCACACCTTTCCATATTTTCAGGAAAAGAGACAGGGTGCAAGGGGGGACACTCTTGTTTGTGGAGCCTGTGGTCAGGTAGGCTCAGTAAAGTGATTTCTTGCATGCACCCTTCTaaaaaatgttattatattgtatgacttagtttttgtttctttgttgtTGTATAGCTTGGGCATATGCGAACTAACAAACTATGCCCTAAGTATCGGGAGGATCAAGAAACGTCAGAAATGGATGCAAATTCAGTTAAGTCCAATCCTACAGATATAGTGAACCATTTGCCAACAAAGACACCTAAAAGGTTGATAACCAAAGTTTCCTCTGAAGCTACTGAAACTGAAGGACCAGAATGTATTGAGAAGACAAAATCTGTCCCAGTAAAATTCAAATTAGGGGCACCTGATAAGTCCTTGGAGAGGAACATGTCGCTCTCTAGTTCGCTGGTTTCTGAGAAACGCACCATGGATGTTACAGACTATAGATCTACTGGAAAGGTAAACAAGATAATAATACCTAATAGGATAAAGTCTGATGATTACCCTCCTGACACTCCAAAGCCATCTGTTGTATTTCGGCCTCCTGCTGAAGAGAAGGATGTACCTCGTAAAAAGATCACCATCAAGCAGCCTAAGGGAGTAGATCAACAAAAACTTGTTGAACCTAGGAGTGGTCAGGAGCCTACTAGAAAGACAAGAAAAATGGTTGAATTATCAAGTTTTGAGGGGAAAAGTAGAGAGGATGATCATTGGTTTGGTGGAGAACCCAGCCAGATGATTCCTCGCATGAGAGGGGGCTGGGTCTGGAAGGGAAAAGAAGAAGCAAAGCTGTAATGGAAAGTGAGAAGTCCTGGAGAGATTTTGAAGAGCAAAGAGAAATGCCACAACAGAGGCTCACTGATGCTAGGATATATGCATCGAGGGAGGAGGATCATCAGaaggcaaaaaagaaaaacaagaaaaagaagaaacatGAATTTAGAGATGATGACCTACTGGATCACAGGCCGTACAAAAATGACAGAAGGGTACCCGAAAGACAACGAGCAGTAAAACGATCTATTCCGGTTGATATGATTGAACATACACCATCTGCTAAGCGTCGCAGAGGAGGAGAGGTACATTTACTTAGTTTTCACCTATATGTTTGATTGGATTAACAAGTGCTTTGGATAATGACAATGGCTTTAGTAGTGGTAATGTCTTGACTCATGAAACAGATTAATCAGGTTAAAAGAGGTAAAATAGCATTAAAATAAATGCACTCTATGTTTTGAAACAGGATGGCAAAAGCATGTCTTGTATTTTGAAGTGGAGTAAATTCCGtggttttattttttattgtcTGCTACTTGTTTGAGTATTTGTGAAACTATTCAATAATTGTTTCTGTGAATATTTTCTGTGCAAATACTGATACAGTGGGGTGTAGGGGTTACTACACTCATCACTGTAACTGTTAATAGGAATAAACTAAATTACACTTGAATGGATTTTCTGGACAAGGAATTTGGGCTTAATTAATTGCTTTCATCCTGATGCAGGTTGAGCTCTCCAACATACTGGAAAAGATAGTTGATGACCTGCGGGGAAACACTCAGATATCATTGCTATTTCTAAAACCAGTAACGAGGAAAGATGCTCCCGATTACCTTGAAATCATACAACGGCCAATGGATCTCGGTACCATCAGAGACAAGGTGAGGAAGATGGAGTACAGAAACCGGTATGAATTCAGGCACGACGTAGCACAGATACAACTGAACGCACACATCTACAACGATGAGCGACATCCTCACATCCCTCCGCTTGCGGACGCGCTCATGGAGATGTGCGATTATCTACTTGACGAAAGCGCAGATGAGCTCGCCGAGGCGGAAGATGCTATTGAGCACTAATACAATAATTAGACTTAGCATTTAGAACTTGCTATATCCTAACATAGATGATGTATTTGCTGATCTGTAGGAGGGGGGAAAAGGGTAGCTGTACATTTTTGAGTCCTGGCAGTAGTGTACATGCAATCCCAAATCCAACTGTTTTACATTCTGTTGGTATTGGGAGATGATGGACGTACACAGGCTCTAGGTTAGTCAAGTGAGGGTTCGCTGTAACAATTGCCCTCTTGTTGTAAAAATGTGTAGTGTAACTtgtccatatccatgacttatTTGTCCTAATAACCCGATGGTCTTTCAGTCGGGTATGAATCACCTTCAATTGTAGCATGAAAATATAACGCGCAACATTAAACCACGTGACTGGGTGCAGGCTGTCTAGTTCACCAGATTTTCCGGCAGCGTCGTTGCTTTATCTTGAACTGTTtattttgaactctgaactgcAATGCATATACCTGAATGTGAATCAGGCTGAAATGACCAAGGTCGAGAGCTCTTCGCCGTCTAAGATGTATCTCTTGGCATGGTTGCATCTCTTAAGCTTTGCTTAATCGGAAAGCCGCCATATGGATGGCCAAAGTTGTTTTGCCGTCAACCTGTTTTGTCAATACTCAACCTGCACCATCAACGCCAGCGAAGTTGTTTTTGCCTAACTTGTGCGCTTGGCTGAATGATGTGCAGACCTTGACTGAGTACTCACGGCGATGTCATTGGACGTTAATGCACCTGGGTAAGTAATCATCGTTTAAAACAATGTGCTAGGCGTACTCCCTTTTCTCCCTACTTGTTGCACAAAAAGGTTGCCATGTATGTTTATACATCTAGGGATGTTGACGCTTCACATGAACTGCAGACAACCCAGGTAGTACAAGCATCAGCAGCTCTTAAATGTTCGATTTGAGATGCTCTTACCAATCAGTTGCACACTGCTAAGCAAACTGTCAGAAAACCTTGAAACACACGGTGGCGTTTGGATCCTCTGATCAGGAATCAGGACAGAGGAAAAAGATACCTCAGTCACTTAGCACCTGCTACATGTTCTTTTCGGATTGATCTCACACTTCTATCTGTTGAGAGGCAGAGGAACATCTGATCTGTGATATCACACACACATTTACATAGATGTGTAAACTACTGATAAAAGAATTGTTTAATTGCTCCTGGaactctaaaaataaaagaattgTTTAGAAGAAAAACTAGTGGCAAAAACTTGCTGCATTCGTCAGTGATGAAGCTGCGAAATGACCTGGATTTCTTTACTCGCAACAGTGATCGCTTTTCGGAGTGGCTTGCTTACAAACAAGTTctgtattgcataatttggcaACAGATGAAGACCCAGCCAGCGCTTGCATATTTCTCACACGGACACGGTCACACCTAACACCTCATGCCCATGCATCCACATCTCTGACGACAGATAAAACGCCACTAGTACAAATTTCGCACGACCAGTTCCAATCGCTTCACCCAGTAACCCATTGCCGACTCCAACCACCTTATACTTGGTCATGTAAAAATCCACACTCCTAGTTCATTCAATTCTGTCGTCGTCGCCTTGATCGATCGGACGGAGCTTCGCCTGTGTAGGCAGCTGCCAGCCATGGAGTCGTCTCGCGGACGCTGTCTCGTAGGCCTGCTCCTCGTCGCTGCATCCCTCTGCGCACATGTATCAGGTAGCCCCTTTTCGCTTGAAGAACAGCTTGTGCTCTAGCGTGCGATGGAACAAAGATTGGTGAACTGACATGGAGACGAACCTGATCACCGATCGCAGCGGCGGCGTCCGACACGGCCGTGTTGGCGGCGGAGCGGACGCGGCGGAAGGACCCCCTCGACGGGCTCAGGTACTACACCGGCGGCTGGAACATCAGCAACAGGCACTACCTGGCGGTGAGTTTCTTGGTTTCTTGCCGTCGCCGGCCAGCCAGCTGCCGGTTGACAGCTCAAAGCTCCTGATGCCCATGCCCTCCGGTGACCCTTGTGCTGTTGCGTGCAGTCGGCAGGTTTCAGCGCCGCGCCGGTGTTCGTGATCGCCGCGCTCTGGTTCGTCGCCGTCGCTGCGGCCGCGCTCGTCTCCTGCTGCTGCCGttgctgccgcggcggcggcaataGCAACTACTCCTACTCCCGCCGGGTGTTCGCGCTCTCGCTCGTGCTCCTGATCGTCTTCACAGCATCAGCCATGTAAGAAATCGATCGATCAACTCATTCGCCGCTCTTGTTCTTCTTCCATGTTTCTTATGTGGAATCAATGGCTGGTGCAGAATCGGCTGCGCCGTGCTGTACCACGGGCAGGGCAAGCTCCACGGCAGCACGACGGCGACGCTGGACTACGTGGTGAGCCAggccgacggcgcggcggcgaccatGCGGGACTTCACAGGCCTCCTGGAGACGGCGAAGTCCGCGGGCGGCAGCGTGGCGTCGCTGCCCCCCGACGTCGCGCGGGCCATCGACGACGTCGCGCGGCGGGTGGACGCCGCCTCCGGCGAGCTCGCGGTGCGCACGGCCAGCAACTCGCGCAGGATCCGGACCGTGCTGGACACCATGTACGGAACGCCGCCGCTGAGCTGATTCATTGGCTGCGGCCTGGATCTGTTGACGATCTTGACCTGTTTCTTTGGTTTACCTGATTGCAGAAGGAAGGTGCTGATCGGCGTCGCCGCCGTGATGCTGGTCCTGGTGATTCTTGGCTTTGGTGAGCACAGATTGCTCTTACCAAGTCCTCCTCTAAATGATTAAAAAATTGCTCTTTACCTAATCTGCTCGAAACTGCAACATTATTTACTTCTCTTCAACCTTTTGAATTTTTTACACAATTTATATTTTCTCCCAACAATTTCTTGCAGTGTTCTCGTTGACTGGGCTCAAGTCGCTTATGTACACGTAAGCACATCAACAGACAGCATGCAGAGAACACACATACAGAATCTTCGGATTGCAGTTGATTGAACATGTTCTTTCAGAGATTGGTGTACTGATTAGGTTTCAATTGGTGCATTTTTGCAGAGTGGTGTTTCTTGGATGGATCATAGTT
It includes:
- the LOC101753928 gene encoding LOW QUALITY PROTEIN: transcription initiation factor TFIID subunit 1-like (The sequence of the model RefSeq protein was modified relative to this genomic sequence to represent the inferred CDS: inserted 3 bases in 3 codons), encoding MSDGERRDEENPTASAADDDDDEDYEEPGGGNHFLGFMFGNVDDSGDLDADYLDEDAKEHLFALADKLGPSFKDIDLIKSSPAPTDPSEQDYDEKAEDAVDYEDIDEEYDGPEVEAATEEDNVLSKKDYLSSAVYASVNNTVSVFDEENYDEDEETPNDNKSTGDNAVQNLSSVSSEQADMATSSDHLPLEKTGSLSYPEESMDFEYEVLENEMGTEEGQLEPETVTSLPVLCIEEGNVILRFSEIFGIQEPVRKVKTDHHKRPVNKELQISNVADSVEEDEEIILRSTTIQNFSTLKHIQMNEDFVETDSDESVADVTLRLKDSCLSEQPMKVAHTVQRSPVCPDFYPLEHDDWENDIIWNNSPSNDCQPYAKICESEESVDTHGEDQAKDYGQASRCWDVQSKSNGSPVIEEPFGCTEMPAPANYHSPGNNHPPLTNEDNIDHIMPNNLDEAVKTDTMLRLNHLSLLNRELLEGSWLDNIIWDPSEGTPKPKLIFDLKDDHMLFEILDEKNVDHLRSHARAMIVSQSVKTSTTTVENFDSQVKALSGRFNISNDKFYSNRKAPQQAKSHTKKRALMGIKVVHSAPAHKLQTMKPVLSNKEIANFHRPKAKWYPHENKIAAQLQGAACSHGRMTAILMTLGGKGVRILVNSEDTPVSVKLKASKKLELKPSEKIKLFCSGKELQDDISLAMQNVRPNSILHVVRTEVTLWPKAQKLPGEDKPLRPPGAFRKKTDLSVKDGHVFLMEYCEERPLLLSNAGMGARLCTYYQKTSPADQTASSLRNNGDGLGTVLAIDPADKSPFLGDIRSGSHQSCLETNMFRAPIFPHKVAPTDYLLVRSAKGVLSLRRIDKLYAVGQQEPHMEVFSPGTKNVQNYLLNRVLAYVYREFRARERPDGIPQIRADELPIQSPLTEAIVKKRLKHCADFKKGPKGHFFWTQRPDFRVPSEEELRRLLTPESVCCYESMQAGLYRLKRLGIVKLTQPVGLASAMNQLPDEAIELAAASHIERELQITSWNLTSNFVACTNQDRENIERLEITGVGDPSGRGLGFSYVRVAPKAPSSNSMLKKKSAAAKGTTVTGTDADLRRLSMDAARELLLKFGVPEEQIDKLTRWHRIAMVRKLSSEQAASGITIDEIXVSKFARGQRMSFXQLQQQTREKCQEIWDRQLQSLSAIDGDDNGSDTEANSDLDSFAGDLENLLDAEEFDDEDTSTAELRSDKADGMRGLKMRRCPTHAQINEEIEDDEAEASLAKKLLEDNGNDMKRKKQPEGLTNCGTSTGANKTKQNKTGQMIKSSGYAGASTPKESTPREAKEAENSFAEGGLPTKLKTKVAFDGNDILLVKKKSALGKDGPKEKRQGARGDTLVCGACGQLGHMRTNKLCPKYREDQETSEMDANSVKSNPTDIVNHLPTKTPKRLITKVSSEATETEGPECIEKTKSVPVKFKLGAPDKSLERNMSLSSSLVSEKRTMDVTDYRSTGKVNKIIIPNRIKSDDYPPDTPKPSVVFRPPAEEKDVPRKKITIKQPKGVDQQKLVEPRSGQEPTRKTRKMVELSSFEGKSREDDHWFGGEPSQMXSSHERGLGLEGKRRSKAVMESEKSWRDFEEQREMPQQRLTDARIYASREEDHQKAKKKNKKKKKHEFRDDDLLDHRPYKNDRRVPERQRAVKRSIPVDMIEHTPSAKRRRGGEVELSNILEKIVDDLRGNTQISLLFLKPVTRKDAPDYLEIIQRPMDLGTIRDKVRKMEYRNRYEFRHDVAQIQLNAHIYNDERHPHIPPLADALMEMCDYLLDESADELAEAEDAIEH